The Mycolicibacterium boenickei genome has a segment encoding these proteins:
- a CDS encoding DUF445 domain-containing protein has protein sequence MAHRSDEGVRALAGPRPSFAETLAGADSAADAERLRGLRRMKLVALSFLVGATVIFLFCTWAQSWGAAGWVGYVRAAAEAGMVGALADWFAVTALFKHPLGLPIPHTAIIKRKKDQLGEGLGTFVRENFMSPEVIATKLQDAQVAGRFGKWLCDRSHAERVAAEASTVLRVGVEMLRDEDVQHVLDRMIVKRIAEPKWGPPIGRVLSTLLQEGRQEALIQLLCDRAFQWSLNSGEVIERVIERDSPTWSPRWVDHLVGDRIHRELMDFTDKVRRNPDHELRRSATRFLFEFADDLQHDEATIQRAENVKDQIMGRDEVARAAETAWAAAKRIILESVDDPSSALRTRIADSVMRIGESLRDDAELRDKVDSWIIRGAKHLVAEYGTEITAIITETIERWDADEASRRIELHVGRDLQFIRINGTVVGSLAGLIIYSIAQLLF, from the coding sequence GTGGCACATCGATCCGACGAAGGAGTCCGCGCGCTGGCGGGTCCGCGGCCAAGTTTTGCCGAGACACTGGCCGGGGCGGACAGCGCCGCGGATGCCGAACGCCTCCGGGGTTTGCGGAGGATGAAGCTGGTGGCGCTGAGCTTCCTGGTCGGCGCCACGGTGATCTTCCTGTTCTGTACCTGGGCACAGTCGTGGGGTGCCGCCGGCTGGGTCGGGTATGTGCGGGCCGCGGCCGAGGCAGGCATGGTCGGCGCGCTGGCCGACTGGTTTGCCGTCACCGCGCTGTTCAAGCATCCGCTCGGGCTGCCCATCCCGCACACGGCCATCATCAAGCGCAAGAAGGACCAGTTGGGGGAGGGCCTGGGCACGTTCGTCCGGGAGAACTTCATGTCCCCCGAGGTGATCGCGACCAAGCTGCAGGACGCCCAGGTGGCCGGCCGGTTCGGGAAATGGCTGTGCGACCGTTCGCACGCCGAGCGGGTGGCCGCGGAGGCGTCGACCGTGCTCCGGGTCGGGGTGGAGATGCTGCGCGACGAGGACGTTCAGCACGTGCTGGACCGGATGATCGTCAAGCGCATCGCCGAACCCAAGTGGGGGCCGCCCATCGGCCGGGTGCTGTCCACCCTGCTGCAGGAGGGGCGTCAGGAAGCCTTGATCCAGCTGCTGTGCGACCGGGCGTTCCAGTGGTCGCTGAACTCCGGTGAGGTGATCGAGCGCGTCATCGAGCGGGATTCGCCGACCTGGTCGCCCCGCTGGGTGGACCACCTGGTCGGGGACCGAATCCACCGGGAGTTGATGGATTTCACGGACAAGGTGCGCCGTAACCCCGACCATGAGCTGCGGCGCTCGGCCACCCGGTTCCTGTTCGAGTTCGCCGACGACCTGCAACACGACGAGGCGACGATTCAGCGTGCCGAGAACGTCAAAGACCAGATCATGGGTCGCGACGAGGTGGCGCGCGCGGCGGAGACGGCGTGGGCGGCCGCCAAGCGGATCATCCTGGAGTCGGTGGACGATCCGTCCTCGGCGCTGCGGACCCGGATCGCCGACTCGGTGATGCGGATCGGTGAGTCGTTGCGCGACGACGCCGAGCTACGCGACAAGGTGGACAGCTGGATCATCCGGGGCGCAAAACACCTGGTCGCGGAGTATGGGACCGAGATCACAGCGATCATCACCGAGACCATCGAACGCTGGGATGCGGACGAGGCGAGCCGCCGGATCGAGCTCCATGTGGGTCGTGACCTGCAGTTCATCCGGATCAACGGCACCGTGGTGGGTTCGTTGGCGGGCCTGATCATCTATTCGATAGCCCAACTACTCTTCTGA
- a CDS encoding carbon-nitrogen hydrolase family protein — MRIALAQIATGTDPSSNLRLVDEFTRRAADDGARLVLFPEATMCRFGVPLAPVAEGLDGPWATAVREIAARAGVVVVAGMFVPAEDGRVTNTLIATGPGVDAHYHKIHLYDAFGFTESRTVAPGFEPATIAVDDVTVGLTTCYDIRFPELYVELARRGAQLITVHASWGSGPGKLEQWTLLARARALDTTGFIAAVDQAYPGDEIAKVGPTGVGGSLVASPTGEVLASAGTEEQLLVFDVDLDAANQVRDTIAVLQNRSQFAQLGKAQSLG; from the coding sequence ATGCGAATTGCCCTGGCGCAGATCGCCACCGGCACGGACCCCTCGTCGAACCTGCGACTGGTCGATGAGTTCACCCGGCGCGCCGCCGATGACGGCGCCCGGTTGGTGTTGTTCCCCGAGGCCACGATGTGCCGGTTCGGCGTTCCGCTGGCCCCGGTCGCCGAGGGCCTGGACGGGCCATGGGCGACGGCGGTGCGGGAGATCGCCGCACGCGCCGGGGTCGTGGTGGTGGCCGGGATGTTCGTCCCCGCCGAGGACGGGCGGGTCACCAACACCCTGATCGCGACGGGCCCCGGCGTCGACGCGCACTACCACAAGATCCACCTGTACGACGCCTTCGGATTCACCGAATCACGCACTGTGGCACCGGGTTTCGAGCCTGCGACGATCGCTGTCGACGATGTCACCGTCGGCCTGACCACCTGCTACGACATCCGGTTCCCCGAGCTGTACGTGGAGCTGGCCCGTCGCGGCGCCCAGCTGATCACCGTGCACGCCTCATGGGGTTCGGGGCCAGGCAAGCTCGAGCAGTGGACCCTGCTGGCCCGCGCCCGCGCGCTGGACACCACCGGCTTCATCGCCGCGGTGGACCAGGCCTACCCGGGCGACGAGATCGCCAAGGTCGGGCCCACGGGCGTCGGCGGCAGCCTGGTGGCCTCCCCCACCGGCGAGGTTCTCGCTTCGGCCGGCACCGAGGAGCAGTTGCTGGTCTTCGACGTCGACCTCGATGCCGCCAACCAGGTCCGGGACACCATCGCGGTGCTGCAGAACCGCTCACAGTTCGCTCAGTTGGGTAAGGCACAATCGCTGGGGTGA
- a CDS encoding DUF2516 family protein: MQLANLAGVIISVLGYLVVLVGVYAFVHAALQRPDAYTATGKLTKPVWLAILGVSAVLTLLVGGVFIPVIAACAAGVYLVDVRPKLLEIQGKSH; encoded by the coding sequence GTGCAACTTGCCAACCTTGCGGGCGTCATTATTTCGGTACTCGGTTACCTGGTCGTTCTCGTTGGCGTCTACGCCTTCGTGCATGCGGCCCTGCAGCGTCCGGACGCCTATACGGCCACCGGCAAGCTCACCAAGCCGGTCTGGCTGGCCATCCTCGGTGTGAGCGCGGTGCTGACGCTGCTGGTGGGTGGCGTGTTCATCCCCGTCATCGCGGCCTGCGCCGCAGGCGTCTACCTCGTCGATGTGCGCCCCAAACTGCTGGAAATCCAGGGAAAGTCGCACTGA
- a CDS encoding heparin-binding hemagglutinin: protein MTEKTQPTIEDLKAPLLAAVGAADLALATVNEIVASLRERAEGARTDAEARVEEGRARLTKLQEDLPAQFDELRDKFTSEELRKAAEGYADQATATYNKLVERGEAALERLRNQPAIEEAASRVEGYTDQVTELTQDALGTVASQTRAVGERAAKLVGVELPKKAEKAAEPAAAAPAKKAPAKKAAPAPAAKKAAPAAKKTTAAPAKKVTQK from the coding sequence ATGACCGAGAAGACTCAGCCCACCATCGAAGACCTCAAGGCCCCGCTGCTGGCCGCCGTCGGCGCTGCCGACCTGGCCCTGGCCACGGTCAACGAGATCGTCGCCAGCCTGCGTGAGCGTGCCGAGGGCGCGCGCACCGATGCCGAGGCCCGCGTCGAAGAAGGCCGCGCCCGCCTGACCAAGCTGCAGGAAGACCTGCCTGCCCAGTTCGACGAGCTGCGCGACAAGTTCACCTCCGAGGAGCTGCGCAAGGCCGCCGAGGGCTACGCCGATCAGGCCACCGCGACCTACAACAAGCTGGTCGAGCGCGGCGAGGCCGCGCTGGAGCGCCTGCGCAACCAGCCGGCCATCGAGGAAGCCGCCAGCCGGGTCGAGGGCTACACCGACCAGGTCACCGAGCTGACCCAGGACGCGCTGGGCACCGTCGCCTCGCAGACCCGCGCGGTCGGCGAGCGCGCCGCCAAGCTGGTCGGCGTCGAGCTGCCGAAGAAGGCCGAGAAGGCTGCCGAGCCGGCCGCCGCCGCTCCCGCCAAGAAGGCCCCGGCCAAGAAGGCCGCGCCCGCGCCTGCCGCCAAGAAGGCTGCTCCGGCCGCCAAGAAGACCACGGCCGCCCCGGCCAAGAAGGTCACCCAGAAGTAA
- a CDS encoding LmeA family phospholipid-binding protein, which translates to MTDPWARPTDQSPPSPTQELPPQPPAPDQPVQPGQVEQPTPQPQDTSALAKVKKLFSDPLSVVLVVVIVVALVAAGVLGGELYARSRADKIVASIVECIVQDGAKASFDPLPPFLMQHVSGHYTNINIETAGNQIRDAKGMKVKLGIEDVRIKETADASGTVGSLVADISWSTDGIRQTVADMVQLPFIGSAISDVKTNPSNGTIELKGLLGTITAKPTVVNKGISMQIVDLSAIGLSWPRETLQPILDKFTAQLTENYPMGIHADSVQVTDSGVVAKFSTQNATMPKAQEDPCFAKL; encoded by the coding sequence GTGACCGATCCCTGGGCTCGCCCAACCGACCAGTCCCCGCCGTCGCCTACGCAGGAGCTGCCTCCGCAGCCTCCGGCGCCCGATCAGCCGGTTCAGCCTGGTCAGGTCGAACAGCCCACGCCGCAGCCGCAGGACACCTCGGCCCTGGCGAAGGTCAAGAAGCTGTTCTCGGACCCGCTGTCGGTGGTGCTGGTCGTCGTCATCGTGGTCGCCCTGGTCGCCGCCGGCGTCCTCGGCGGCGAGCTGTACGCGCGCAGCCGTGCCGACAAGATCGTCGCCTCGATCGTGGAATGCATCGTGCAGGACGGCGCCAAGGCGTCGTTCGACCCGCTGCCGCCGTTCCTGATGCAGCACGTGAGCGGGCACTACACCAACATCAACATCGAGACCGCCGGTAACCAGATCCGCGATGCCAAGGGCATGAAGGTGAAGCTGGGCATCGAAGATGTCCGGATCAAGGAAACCGCCGACGCGAGCGGCACCGTGGGCTCGCTGGTCGCCGACATCTCGTGGAGCACCGACGGCATCCGTCAGACCGTGGCCGACATGGTGCAGCTGCCGTTCATCGGCTCGGCCATCTCCGATGTGAAGACCAATCCGTCCAACGGGACGATCGAACTGAAGGGCCTGCTCGGCACCATCACCGCCAAGCCGACGGTGGTCAACAAGGGCATCTCGATGCAGATCGTCGATCTAAGTGCGATCGGCCTGTCCTGGCCGCGGGAGACCCTGCAGCCGATCCTGGACAAATTCACCGCCCAGCTCACCGAGAATTACCCGATGGGCATCCACGCCGACAGCGTGCAGGTCACCGACAGCGGTGTGGTGGCGAAGTTCTCCACCCAGAACGCCACGATGCCCAAGGCTCAAGAGGACCCCTGCTTCGCCAAGCTCTGA
- a CDS encoding DUF2599 domain-containing protein, whose product MRSPLAAFGAACLALGAALTFAATSAADDHVYVDHVEWAKWGDLSSLRVYPTDTARALTRQPGSTVQADQAWAEVLALSPDADLPGMREQFLCHWTFAELAEPGKTSWNLEPWRPEVTPEVMLASGCNPGGSEEPF is encoded by the coding sequence ATGCGTTCACCACTGGCCGCGTTCGGTGCGGCCTGCCTGGCGCTGGGCGCGGCACTGACGTTCGCCGCCACCTCGGCCGCCGACGACCACGTCTACGTCGACCACGTCGAATGGGCCAAATGGGGCGACCTGTCGAGCCTGCGGGTGTATCCCACCGACACGGCCCGCGCCCTCACCCGGCAGCCCGGCAGCACGGTCCAGGCCGATCAGGCCTGGGCCGAGGTTCTTGCCCTGTCCCCGGATGCCGACCTGCCCGGGATGCGTGAGCAGTTCCTGTGCCACTGGACGTTCGCCGAACTCGCCGAGCCCGGCAAGACCAGCTGGAATCTGGAGCCGTGGCGCCCGGAGGTCACGCCCGAGGTGATGCTGGCCAGCGGCTGCAATCCCGGCGGCAGCGAGGAACCGTTCTGA
- a CDS encoding helix-turn-helix domain-containing protein — translation MAQDENLAAVVSNAAQDIGSFIRAQREAAQVSVRQLAEKAGVSNPYLSQIERGLRKPSADVLNQIAKALRVSAEVLYVRAGILEPSEPSEVRDAIVNDVGITERQKQVLLDIYTSFRQQNEAEAGEEPTTD, via the coding sequence ATGGCGCAAGACGAAAATCTCGCGGCGGTCGTCTCCAACGCTGCGCAGGACATCGGAAGCTTCATCCGGGCCCAGCGTGAGGCGGCGCAGGTATCGGTACGGCAGTTGGCCGAGAAGGCCGGCGTCAGCAATCCCTACTTGAGCCAGATCGAACGGGGATTGCGGAAACCCTCCGCCGACGTGCTCAACCAGATCGCGAAGGCACTGCGGGTGTCCGCGGAAGTCCTCTATGTGCGCGCCGGGATCCTCGAACCCAGCGAGCCCAGCGAGGTCCGCGACGCCATCGTCAACGACGTGGGGATCACCGAGCGGCAGAAGCAGGTGCTGCTCGACATCTACACATCGTTTCGGCAGCAGAACGAAGCCGAAGCAGGTGAGGAGCCGACAACTGATTGA
- a CDS encoding methyltransferase domain-containing protein, translating into MTGSPSTSRPVGAVTRGTTGYNRLRRSDRWLVHSPRVRSVLRAAADPLVVDLGYGALPVTTLELAARLQAVRTDVRVVGLEIHPERVATARAVAGATDVRFELGGFELAGLRPVLVRAFNVLRQYPVEAVPDAWATMARRLAPGGLIVDGTCDELGRRCCWVLLDEAGPVSLTLACDPFSIERPSDLAERLPKVLIHHNVEGQPIHTLLDAADRAWASAAGHGVFGPRVRWRAMVELLRAEGFPVAAPRRRLRDGVLTVPWATVAPATT; encoded by the coding sequence CTGACTGGATCGCCGAGCACGTCTAGACCCGTCGGCGCGGTCACCCGGGGCACCACCGGGTACAACCGGCTACGCCGCAGTGATCGCTGGCTGGTGCACTCACCGCGCGTGCGCAGCGTGCTGCGGGCCGCGGCCGACCCGCTGGTGGTCGACCTCGGGTACGGGGCGCTCCCCGTCACCACCCTGGAATTGGCGGCCCGGCTGCAGGCGGTGCGGACCGATGTCCGCGTTGTGGGTCTGGAGATCCATCCAGAGCGGGTGGCCACCGCGCGGGCGGTGGCGGGTGCCACCGACGTGCGGTTCGAGCTCGGCGGGTTCGAGTTGGCCGGGCTGCGCCCCGTGCTGGTGCGCGCGTTCAACGTGCTGCGGCAGTACCCGGTCGAGGCCGTGCCGGACGCCTGGGCCACGATGGCGCGCCGGCTCGCACCCGGTGGGCTGATCGTCGACGGAACCTGCGACGAGCTGGGCCGCCGGTGCTGCTGGGTGCTGCTGGACGAGGCCGGGCCGGTCAGCCTGACGCTGGCCTGCGACCCGTTCAGCATCGAGCGTCCCTCGGATCTGGCCGAGCGGCTGCCGAAGGTGCTGATCCATCACAACGTCGAGGGTCAGCCCATCCACACGCTGCTGGACGCCGCCGACCGGGCCTGGGCCAGTGCGGCCGGGCACGGCGTGTTCGGGCCGCGGGTGCGCTGGCGGGCCATGGTGGAACTGCTGCGCGCCGAGGGTTTTCCGGTCGCCGCACCGCGCCGCCGGCTACGGGACGGCGTGCTGACGGTGCCGTGGGCGACCGTGGCGCCAGCCACAACTTAG
- the deoC gene encoding deoxyribose-phosphate aldolase, producing MGSYTRAQVAALVDHTLLKPEATAANIEKLVAEAVDLGVFSVCVSPSLVSTAAGVAPSSLAVAAVSGFPSGKHLAEIKARESQLAVAAGAAEIDMVIDIGLALSGDLDATAAEVAAVRAAIPGAALKVIVESAALLEFAGEALLQDVCRAAVGAGADFVKTSTGFHPSGGASVRAVELMAQAAGDGVGVKASGGIRTAEAATAMLDAGATRLGLSGTRAVLDGFTA from the coding sequence ATGGGCAGCTACACCCGTGCCCAGGTGGCAGCCCTGGTCGATCACACCCTGCTCAAGCCCGAGGCCACCGCGGCCAACATCGAGAAACTGGTCGCCGAGGCCGTCGACCTCGGGGTGTTCTCGGTGTGCGTGTCGCCGTCGCTGGTGTCGACCGCGGCCGGGGTCGCCCCGTCGAGCCTTGCGGTTGCCGCGGTGTCGGGCTTCCCGTCGGGCAAGCACCTGGCCGAGATCAAGGCCCGTGAGTCGCAGCTGGCGGTGGCCGCAGGCGCCGCCGAGATCGACATGGTGATCGACATCGGGCTCGCCCTGAGCGGCGATCTGGACGCGACGGCGGCCGAGGTGGCCGCGGTCCGCGCCGCGATCCCCGGCGCCGCCCTCAAGGTCATCGTCGAGTCCGCGGCGCTGCTGGAATTCGCGGGCGAGGCGTTACTGCAGGACGTGTGCCGCGCCGCCGTCGGCGCCGGGGCCGACTTCGTCAAGACCTCCACCGGGTTTCACCCCAGCGGCGGCGCTTCCGTCCGCGCCGTCGAACTGATGGCGCAGGCCGCCGGTGATGGTGTCGGGGTCAAGGCCAGCGGCGGTATCCGTACCGCCGAGGCGGCCACGGCCATGCTCGACGCCGGGGCTACCCGGCTCGGCCTTTCGGGCACCCGGGCGGTGCTCGACGGCTTCACCGCCTGA